The following nucleotide sequence is from Alteromonas sp. V450.
TCTCGGCTCGCCAGAAATCGAATTTTTTAGTTTATCTAACCAACTCTTGCCTGATGAGCCGTTGGTAGAGTGAGGGTTGTCGTCGCTCATAATGTCCATTTTGTAGTTAATACACTCGCAAAGGTAAATCGCTCTGCGAGCAAGGTCAACAGTTTGTTGAATCGAATTTTAATGTTGTTTTAAATGCGGCGCGTATTAACGCGGCATTACTTTTATTTATAGAACAATCGTAAACTTGCCCCAAAAGGATTGTTCAATACGCGTTTTGGTCTTTAAAGACCAATATTGCGGTTTTAAAGATAATTTTCAAATCTAGCCAAATAGACCAGTTATGCATGTAGTCAAGGTCGTATTCTACGCGCTTTTTCATTTTATCTACGGTTTCTGTTTCGCCGCGAAACCCGTTCACTTGTGCCCAACCGGTGATACCTGGTTTTACTTTGTGACGAAGCATGTAGCCCGAGATGATTTTTCGGTACTGTTCGTTGTGTGCAATAGCGTGAGGCCTTGGGCCAACAATAGACATTCTGCCTTGTAAAACGTTGATAAATTGGGGCAGCTCGTCAAGCGATGTTTTTCTAAGTACAGCGCCCACTTTGGTTATGCGCTGATCATTTTTCTGCGCTTGCTTTACTTCTTCGCCATTATCAAGGGTTGTCATAGTTCGGAATTTATAAACAGAAATCGGCTTGCCGTCCAAGCCATAGCGTTTCTGTTTAAAAATAATGGGGCCTTTAGAGCTAAGCTTAACTAAAACAGCGATAAGCGCCATTGGAACGATGGCGATTGTCGTAAGTATTAACCCTAGAATAAAGTCTTCTACTCTTTTTGTTACTTCGCTTGCGCCACTGAAAGGTGTGTCGTACACGCTTAAGGCCTGCAATGAGCCAATGCTATGCCACTTTGAATTAATAAGGTTATATACAAAGAAGTTGGGTACCATATAAACACTAGCAGTGGTATCGGAACAAAGCGCTAAAATGTCTCGTATTCTATCTTCGGCACACATGGGTAATGCCAAGTAGATGTAATCTATTTCGTTTTTCTTTGCTAATTCAATGGCATCAGAAATAGACCCTTTCAAGTCGCTATGGGTTGCGTTCGGCAGTCTTGACGGTGCTCTGTCGTCAAATATCCCTTTAAAGCGTATGCCAAGCTCTTCATGAGACTTTATCTGTAATGCAAGTTGTTCACCGGTTTCGGTTGCACCAATAACGATGGCTTGTCTTGAGTTGAACCCTTTTTTTCTTATTTCAAATAAGAAAAGCCTTGTGACAAGTCGCCACAGAGATAGGGCTACTAAGGAGGTGACAAACCAGCCTATTACCGTGCTGCTCTTATTCGAAATTCCCTCTGTTAGCAAGTAATCCAAAACAATTGTTGCGGTACAGGATATCGCCCAGCATATGGCTGCTTGTTTAACAATACGCATTGTTGGCGCACCCCGCCAAGAGCGATATAGGGTAAAAGCTTCTGACGTGAGTTGAAATACAGCGCAAAACGCTAAAAGAAGCAGAACCGATTCACTTGAAATTGCCAGTTCTGTCACAAAAAAACTGACATACCATGTTGCGGCGATAAAAAAGAGGTCAGAGAGACGATAAAGTGTTGAAAAGCTGCTCTGATTTCGTACTAAAAAACCGCCGTTACTGCTGGAGGAAGTCACGTTAAATCTCTGATCAATAGTGTTTTAAGATGGATGATATAGATAGCCTAGCAGCAAATAAATGTAAAATATCGCTGCGTTGTATTCGAAATATAGCATGTTTCATATTTTTACCTAAATACTTTGATGGTCAATGCGTGATTTTTTCTTTACTATTCCATTAGGTACATAATAACGATAACACTAAAAATATCGTGACGTTAGTTTTGTGATTGTAAAGGAAGATTGTGGTGTATAAAAAATATTCAACAATAGCCACCGGGCTTTTGATTAGCCTGTCGAGTTTTGCGCAAACCCCAGCGAGCGTAGACATGGGAGGATTTGACTTATTTCCTTCCTTTAATGCAACGTTTGGCCATGATGACAACCTTTTGCGTTCAGAAGACAGCGAAGTGGAAAGCTGGATGTCAGTGCTTTCTCCAGAATTTATTTTAGTGAATTCGTATGGACTTAATGAATTCCAATTTGGATACCGATTAGAACGCGGTGACTATTATTCTAGTCAAGCCGATGACTACACCGACCATTTGTTAAACGCCTCAGCT
It contains:
- a CDS encoding undecaprenyl-phosphate glucose phosphotransferase, which translates into the protein MTSSSSNGGFLVRNQSSFSTLYRLSDLFFIAATWYVSFFVTELAISSESVLLLLAFCAVFQLTSEAFTLYRSWRGAPTMRIVKQAAICWAISCTATIVLDYLLTEGISNKSSTVIGWFVTSLVALSLWRLVTRLFLFEIRKKGFNSRQAIVIGATETGEQLALQIKSHEELGIRFKGIFDDRAPSRLPNATHSDLKGSISDAIELAKKNEIDYIYLALPMCAEDRIRDILALCSDTTASVYMVPNFFVYNLINSKWHSIGSLQALSVYDTPFSGASEVTKRVEDFILGLILTTIAIVPMALIAVLVKLSSKGPIIFKQKRYGLDGKPISVYKFRTMTTLDNGEEVKQAQKNDQRITKVGAVLRKTSLDELPQFINVLQGRMSIVGPRPHAIAHNEQYRKIISGYMLRHKVKPGITGWAQVNGFRGETETVDKMKKRVEYDLDYMHNWSIWLDLKIIFKTAILVFKDQNAY